Proteins encoded in a region of the Nicotiana tomentosiformis chromosome 9, ASM39032v3, whole genome shotgun sequence genome:
- the LOC138898613 gene encoding uncharacterized protein encodes MPRPHPSYPQRLAEQNSKNQFKTFIGTMKSLFINVPLVEALEQMPGYAKFMKDLVIKKRSMNCETIKMTHQVSAIVHSMAPKLEDPCAFTIPCTIGSADFSKVLCDLGASINLMPYSVFKTLGIRKPIPTSMRLQMADRTMKRPLGIIDDVLVCVDKFILPADFVILDCEVDYEVPIILGRPFLATGKALVDMEADELTFWVGDKKVVFHVCKSIRQPNSNEVCSFVELVTEVIIDDASVTMNVNDNLEVVLLNLDDEEEK; translated from the coding sequence atgccaaggcctcatccttcataccctcaaaggcttgcagaGCAAAATAGTAAGAACCAATTCAAAACGTTTATTGGCACGATGAAGAGTTTGTTTATCAATGTACCATTGGTTGAGGCATTGGAACAAATGCCGGGTTATGCAaaattcatgaaggacttggtcatcaagaagaggtcgatgaattgtgaaactatcaagatgacacatcaagtgagtgctattgtgcactcaatggctccgaaattggaagatccgtgtgctttcacaatcccttgcactattgggagcgccGATTTTTCCAaagttttatgtgatttgggggcaagtatcaacttgatgccctactctgtgttcaaaactttgggaattaggAAACCAatacccacatctatgaggttgcaaatggcggatcggactatgaagaggccattgggaattattgatgatgtgttagtctGTGTTGATAAGTTTATCCTTCCAGcggactttgtgatccttgattgtgaggttgactacgaggtgcctattatcttgggtagacctttccttgctacgggcaAGGCTCTTGTTGATATGGAAGCCGATGAGCTCACTTTCTGGGTGGGAGAcaaaaaggtggttttccatgtgtgcaaatcgataaggcaaccaaatagcaatgaagtttgttcattCGTGGAATTAGTGACCGAAGTAATTATTGATGATGCTAGTGTCACAATGAATGTTAATGATAATTTAGAAGTCGTATTGCTCAACCTTGATGATGAGGAGGAGAAATAA